From a single Sander vitreus isolate 19-12246 chromosome 4, sanVit1, whole genome shotgun sequence genomic region:
- the LOC144516635 gene encoding keratin, type II cytoskeletal 8-like isoform X2, whose protein sequence is MKKAYSVSSSSNTRRCFAPVSSYSVKTSSYGARAGAGGLGFSTSSMGGGLSGGSGSYGFTSSQKGGGFVAPQITAVQVNQSLLTPLNLDIDPTIQVVRTQEKDQIKTLNNRFASFIDKVRFLEQQNKMLETKWSLLQDQTTTRSNIDAMFEAYIANLRRQLDGLGNEKGKLEGELRNMQGLVEDFKRKYEDEINKRAAAENEFVLLKKDVDAAYMNKVELEARADALQDEINFLRAVYETELRELQSQIKDTSVIVEMDNSRNLDMDSIVAEVRAQYEDIANRSKAEAETWYKQKYEEMQSTAGQYGDDLRTTKAEISELNRMISRLQNEIEAVKGQRASLEAQIAEAEERGELAVKDAKLRIKDLEDALQRAKQDMTRQVREYQELMNVKLALDIEIATYRKLLEGEESRLAGGGASATIHVQQTSGGGGNSSSSSGGGFGYGGSSLSGGYGGTVTKSTVSSTSSRRVY, encoded by the exons ATGAAGAAGGCATACTCAGTCAGCTCTAGCAGCAACACCAGGAGGTGCTTTGCACCAGTTAGCAGCTACTCCGTAAAAACATCCAGTTATGGTGCTAGAGCTGGAGCGGGTGGTCTTGGTTTTAGTACGTCTTCAATGGGTGGTGGATTGAGTGGTGGTTCTGGTAGTTATGGCTTTACTTCTAGCCAAAAAGGAGGCGGCTTCGTCGCTCCACAGATCACAGCTGTCCAAGTCAACCAGAGCCTGCTGACCCCTCTGAACCTGGATATTGACCCCACCATCCAGGTTGTCCGCACCCAGGAGAAGGATCAGATCAAGACCCTCAACAACCGCTTCGCCTCCTTCATCGACAAG GTCCGTTTCCTGGAGCAGCAGAACAAGATGCTGGAGACCAAATGGAGCCTCCTGCAGGACCAGACCACCACCCGCTCCAACATCGATGCCATGTTTGAGGCCTACATTGCCAACCTGCGCAGACAGCTCGATGGACTGGGCAATGAGAAGGGCAAGCTGGAGGGAGAGCTGAGGAACATGCAGGGCCTGGTTGAGGACTTCAAGAGGAA GTATGaagatgaaataaacaaacGTGCAGCTGCAGAGAATGAGTTTGTCCTCCTGAAGAAG GACGTTGATGCTGCCTACATGAACAAGGTGGAGCTGGAGGCCAGGGCTGATGCTCTTCAGGATGAGATCAATTTCCTCAGGGCCGTCTATGAGACT GAGCTTCGTGAGCTGCAGAGCCAGATCAAGGACACCTCCGTCATCGTGGAGATGGACAACAGCCGTAACCTGGACATGGATTCTATTGTGGCTGAAGTGCGTGCTCAGTATGAGGACATTGCCAACCGCAGCAAGGCTGAAGCAGAGACCTGGTACAAACAGAAG tatGAGGAGATGCAGAGCACTGCAGGACAGTATGGTGACGACCTGCGCACAACCAAGGCTGAGATTTCTGAGCTGAACCGCATGATCTCCCGTCTTCAGAATGAGATTGAAGCCGTCAAGGGACAG AGGGCCAGCCTGGAGGCTCAGATTGCAGAGGCTGAGGAGCGTGGTGAGCTGGCAGTGAAGGATGCCAAGCTCCGCATTAAGGACCTGGAGGATGCTCTGCAGAGAGCCAAGCAGGACATGACCCGCCAGGTGCGTGAATACCAGGAGCTGATGAACGTCAAGCTGGCCCTGGACATCGAAATTGCCACCTACAGGAAACTGCTGGAAGGAGAGGAGTCCAG ACTGGCCGGTGGAGGCGCAAGCGCAACCATCCACGTGCAGCAGACCTCTGGAGGTGGTGGTAA ctccagctccagctccgGCGGTGGATTCGGCTATGGTGGCAGCAGCTTGTCTGGTGGTTATGGCGGTACTGTTACCAAGTCCACAGTCTCATCAACCAGTTCCAGGAGAGTGTATTAA
- the LOC144516635 gene encoding keratin, type II cytoskeletal 8-like isoform X1, giving the protein MKKAYSVSSSSNTRRCFAPVSSYSVKTSSYGARAGAGGLGFSTSSMGGGLSGGSGSYGFTSSQKGGGFVAPQITAVQVNQSLLTPLNLDIDPTIQVVRTQEKDQIKTLNNRFASFIDKVRFLEQQNKMLETKWSLLQDQTTTRSNIDAMFEAYIANLRRQLDGLGNEKGKLEGELRNMQGLVEDFKRKYEDEINKRAAAENEFVLLKKDVDAAYMNKVELEARADALQDEINFLRAVYETELRELQSQIKDTSVIVEMDNSRNLDMDSIVAEVRAQYEDIANRSKAEAETWYKQKYEEMQSTAGQYGDDLRTTKAEISELNRMISRLQNEIEAVKGQRASLEAQIAEAEERGELAVKDAKLRIKDLEDALQRAKQDMTRQVREYQELMNVKLALDIEIATYRKLLEGEESRLAGGGASATIHVQQTSGGGGYSSSSSSSGGGFGYGGSSLSGGYGGTVTKSTVSSTSSRRVY; this is encoded by the exons ATGAAGAAGGCATACTCAGTCAGCTCTAGCAGCAACACCAGGAGGTGCTTTGCACCAGTTAGCAGCTACTCCGTAAAAACATCCAGTTATGGTGCTAGAGCTGGAGCGGGTGGTCTTGGTTTTAGTACGTCTTCAATGGGTGGTGGATTGAGTGGTGGTTCTGGTAGTTATGGCTTTACTTCTAGCCAAAAAGGAGGCGGCTTCGTCGCTCCACAGATCACAGCTGTCCAAGTCAACCAGAGCCTGCTGACCCCTCTGAACCTGGATATTGACCCCACCATCCAGGTTGTCCGCACCCAGGAGAAGGATCAGATCAAGACCCTCAACAACCGCTTCGCCTCCTTCATCGACAAG GTCCGTTTCCTGGAGCAGCAGAACAAGATGCTGGAGACCAAATGGAGCCTCCTGCAGGACCAGACCACCACCCGCTCCAACATCGATGCCATGTTTGAGGCCTACATTGCCAACCTGCGCAGACAGCTCGATGGACTGGGCAATGAGAAGGGCAAGCTGGAGGGAGAGCTGAGGAACATGCAGGGCCTGGTTGAGGACTTCAAGAGGAA GTATGaagatgaaataaacaaacGTGCAGCTGCAGAGAATGAGTTTGTCCTCCTGAAGAAG GACGTTGATGCTGCCTACATGAACAAGGTGGAGCTGGAGGCCAGGGCTGATGCTCTTCAGGATGAGATCAATTTCCTCAGGGCCGTCTATGAGACT GAGCTTCGTGAGCTGCAGAGCCAGATCAAGGACACCTCCGTCATCGTGGAGATGGACAACAGCCGTAACCTGGACATGGATTCTATTGTGGCTGAAGTGCGTGCTCAGTATGAGGACATTGCCAACCGCAGCAAGGCTGAAGCAGAGACCTGGTACAAACAGAAG tatGAGGAGATGCAGAGCACTGCAGGACAGTATGGTGACGACCTGCGCACAACCAAGGCTGAGATTTCTGAGCTGAACCGCATGATCTCCCGTCTTCAGAATGAGATTGAAGCCGTCAAGGGACAG AGGGCCAGCCTGGAGGCTCAGATTGCAGAGGCTGAGGAGCGTGGTGAGCTGGCAGTGAAGGATGCCAAGCTCCGCATTAAGGACCTGGAGGATGCTCTGCAGAGAGCCAAGCAGGACATGACCCGCCAGGTGCGTGAATACCAGGAGCTGATGAACGTCAAGCTGGCCCTGGACATCGAAATTGCCACCTACAGGAAACTGCTGGAAGGAGAGGAGTCCAG ACTGGCCGGTGGAGGCGCAAGCGCAACCATCCACGTGCAGCAGACCTCTGGAGGTGGTG GATactccagctccagctccagctccgGCGGTGGATTCGGCTATGGTGGCAGCAGCTTGTCTGGTGGTTATGGCGGTACTGTTACCAAGTCCACAGTCTCATCAACCAGTTCCAGGAGAGTGTATTAA
- the LOC144516636 gene encoding keratin, type II cytoskeletal 8-like → MRKAYSVSSSSSTRRSFAPVSSYSVKRSSYGAGAGAGGLGFSVSSMGGGLGGGSGSYGFTSNQTGGGFVAPQITAVQVNQSLLTPLNLDIDPTIQVVRTQEKDQIKTLNNRFASFIDKVRFLEQQNKMLETKWSLLQDQTTTRSNIDAMFEAYIANLRRQLDGLGNEKGKLEGELRNMQGLVEDFKRKYEDEINKRAAAENEFVLLKKDVDAAYMNKVELEARADALQDEINFLRAVYETELRELQSQIKDTSVIVEMDNSRNLDMDSIVAEVRAQYEDIANRSKAEAETWYKQKYEEMQSTAGQYGDDLRTTKAEISELNRMISRLQNEIEAVKGQRASLEAQIAEAEERGELAVKDAKLRIKDLEDALQRAKQDMTRQVREYQELMNVKLALDIEIATYRKLLEGEESRLAGGGASATIHVQQTSGGGGFSSSSSGGGFGYGGSSLSGGYGGTVTKSTVSSTSSRRVY, encoded by the exons ATGAGGAAGGCATACTCAGTCAGCTCTAGTAGCAGCACCAGGAGGTCCTTTGCACCAGTTAGCAGCTACTCCGTAAAAAGATCCAGTTATGgtgctggagctggagctggtGGTCTTGGTTTTAGTGTGTCTTCAATGGGTGGTGGATTAGGTGGTGGTTCTGGTAGTTATGGCTTTACTTCTAACCAAACAGGAGGCGGCTTCGTCGCTCCACAGATCACAGCTGTCCAAGTCAACCAGAGCCTGCTGACCCCTCTGAACCTGGATATTGACCCCACCATCCAGGTTGTCCGCACCCAGGAGAAGGATCAGATCAAGACCCTCAACAACCGCTTCGCCTCATTCATTGACAAG GTCCGTTTTCTGGAGCAGCAGAACAAGATGCTGGAGACCAAATGGAGCCTCCTGCAGGACCAGACCACCACCCGCTCCAACATCGATGCCATGTTCGAGGCCTACATTGCCAACCTGCGCAGACAGCTCGATGGGCTGGGCAATGAGAAGGGCAAGCTGGAGGGAGAGCTGAGGAACATGCAGGGCCTGGTTGAGGACTTCAAGAGGAA GTATGAAGATGAAATCAACAAACGTGCAGCTGCAGAGAATGAGTTTGTGCTCCTGAAGAAG GACGTTGATGCTGCCTACATGAACAAGGTGGAGCTGGAGGCCAGGGCTGATGCTCTTCAGGATGAGATCAATTTCCTCAGGGCCGTCTATGAGACT GAGCTTCGTGAGCTGCAGAGCCAGATCAAGGACACCTCCGTCATCGTGGAGATGGACAACAGCCGTAACCTGGACATGGATTCTATTGTGGCTGAAGTGCGTGCTCAGTATGAGGACATTGCCAACCGCAGCAAGGCTGAAGCAGAGACCTGGTACAAACAGAAG tatGAGGAGATGCAGAGCACTGCAGGACAGTATGGTGACGACCTGCGCACAACCAAGGCTGAGATTTCTGAGCTGAACCGCATGATCTCCCGTCTTCAGAATGAGATTGAAGCCGTCAAGGGACAG AGGGCCAGCCTGGAGGCTCAGATTGCAGAGGCTGAGGAGCGTGGTGAGCTGGCAGTGAAGGACGCCAAGCTCCGCATTAAGGACCTGGAGGATGCTCTGCAGAGAGCCAAGCAGGACATGACCCGCCAGGTGCGTGAATACCAGGAGCTGATGAACGTCAAGCTGGCCCTGGACATCGAAATCGCCACCTACAGGAAACTGCTGGAAGGAGAGGAGTCCAG ACTGGCCGGTGGAGGCGCAAGCGCAACCATCCACGTGCAGCAGACCTCTGGAGGTGGTG GAttctccagctccagctccGGCGGTGGATTCGGCTATGGTGGCAGCAGCTTGTCTGGTGGTTATGGCGGTACTGTTACCAAGTCCACAGTCTCATCAACCAGTTCCAGGAGAGTGTATTAA